The Thermococcus eurythermalis genomic sequence TGAACGGGGTCGAGGTCAGCGAGACAATCCTCAACGCATACCTGCTCGGAGAGTGGGGCGTCCCCGTTGCCATGGTCGCCGGGGACAAAGCGTTGATAGAGACCGACGTTAAGAACCACCTCCCGTGGGCCGTTGGCGTCCCGATAAAGGAGAGCTTCGGCAGGTATTCGGCAGTGAGCCCTGGAATGGAGGGAATAAAGAAGCTTCTCCGCGAGGGAACCATTGAGGCATTCAGGCGCCTCGAGCGCGGAGAGGTTAAGCCGCTGAAGACCAAAACGCCGGTCGAGGTCAAGCTCCGCTTCCTCAACAGCGCCCACGCGGAAGTCGCCGGGCTGTTGCCCTTCGTCGAGAGGCTCGACGGAAAGACCGTCCGCTTTGAAGCAAAGAGCGTCGAAGAGGCCTACAAGACCTTTGAGGTCCTCGTGTTCGCGGCCGCGGGCGTCACCTCGATAGTGAACCGCTAACGATTTAAGCCCGCCCTCGAAATTAAGAGTGCCCCCGGGAAACCGCGGGGGATGAGCGCCTCGGCGAGCCGTGATTCCCCTTCGCTCCCCGGGGGCACATCCTTCACCCTCTTCTGGAGAGCGCGATGTCATACTTCAGACAGCCGGCCCAAATTAGACCTCCGCTGACAGAGCTTAATCCCAATGTATGTGAAAGTTCATTCAAGTTAACAAATGGGCTTAACTATCCTTATCTCGTCAACTATATCCTTTTTCGAAGACCTTATATCCTCCGAGCCGAAAATTCTTCGAGGTGATATTGATGGAAGCCAAGGGTGGCTATTGGGGAAAGATTCTGAGGGTCAACCTGACGACAGGAGAGATTAAGGTCGAGCCTCTCCCGGAGGAGTTCCCGAGGAAGTACCTCGGCGGCGTTGGATTTGGAACGAGACTTCTCTACGACGAGGTTCCCGCAAAGGTAGACCCCCTCGGACCTGAGAACAAGATGATTATAACCCCTGGTCTCTTCGTTGCCACGGGAATCGGAACCGGCTCAAAGACAGCGTTCAACTTCAAGAGCCCGCTCACCGGCGGTTACGGCAGAGCGATGGCAGGAGCGAAGATGGGTGAGGAGCTTAAGAAGGCCGGCTACGACGTCCTCATTATCGAGGGCAAGAGCGAGGAGCCCGTTCTTCTCGTGATTGAAGACGATGACGTTAAGCTCGTCCCGGCCAAGGAGTACTGGGGCCTCACCACCGGCGAGGCAAGGAAGAAGGCTAAGGAGGAGTATCCGGGCTTCGCCACCGCTTTCATTGGCCCCGCTGGAGAGAACCTCAGCCTCATCTCAATCATAGACACCGACGAGAGGCAGGCCGCTCGCGGTGGCCCTGGTGCAGTTCTCGGAAGCAAGAAGCTCAAGGGAATCCTCGTCAAGGGAACCAAGAAGGTACCGATTGCCGAGCCTGAGAAGCTCCGCGAGCTCATCAAGAAGTGGGCGCTCGTCTTCAAGGACCACCCCGCGACCAAGGCGGACATGGAGTACGGAAGCGGTGAGTTCCTCGACTGGATGAACAGGGAGAGGGGAACCTTCCCGACCAGGAACTGGCAGATGGGCTTCTTCAAGAAGGCCTACGAGAAGGCCAAGGAGGAGGGCAGGGAGCACATAGGCCTTGACCCGTACTTCTGGGCACCGAAGTACCGCGCCGGCAGGAGGCCGTGCCCGCTCTGTAACAAGCCGTGCAGCCAGTACGTCAAAGTCGAGAGCGAGAAGTGGGGCACCTTCATGGTGGACGGTCCCGAGTACGAGACCCTCTACTCCTTCGGCGGAGTCCTTGAGCTCGACGACTTCGAGACCGTCGCGTATCTCAACTACCTCGCTGACGAGCTCGGTCTCGACACGATTTCAGCGGGTGTCACCATCGCCTGGGCCATGGAGGCCTACGAGCGTGGACTTCTCACCAAGGAAGAGGCGGACGGCCTCGAGCTGACCTTTGGAAACGGCGAGGCCGCTGTGGAGGCGCTCAAGAAGATGGCCTACCGCGAGGGTAACCTCGGAAAGCTTCTCGCCGACGGTGTCAAGAGGGCAAGCGAGAGGCTCGGCAGGGGAAGCGAGAAGTTTGCGCTCCACGTCAAGGGCATGGAGCCCCCAGCGTACGACGTCAGGGGAATCAAGGGAATGGCTCTCGCCTTCGCGGCCAACGTCCGCGGTGCCGACCACCTCACGAGCGGTGCCTACGGAACCGAGCTCGTTGGCAAGTGGTGGAAGTTCGAGGGCGTTGACAGGACCAAGGGCGAGAACAAGGGATTCGAGATTGCCTTCCACGAGAACCTCATGGCAATCTACGATGCAACGGGAACGTGCAAGTTCTCAAGGCACATGTACTTCCTTGAGGGCTTCCCAGATCTCGTCGAGGCTGTCACAGGCATGAACATCGGCGAGGCCGAGCTGATGGTCATCGGCGAGAGGATAATGAACATCGCTCGCGCCTTCAACGTCCGCGAGGGCTTCACCAGGAAGGACGACACGCTCCCGTACAGGATTATGTGGGAGCCGATTCCTGAGGGCCCGAGCAAGGGCCTCCACGTCCCGCCATGGGAGCTCGACAGGATGCTTGACGAGTACTACCAGGCTCGCGGATGGAGCAGGGACGGAATCCCGACCAAGGCCAAGCTTATGGCCCTCGACCTGCCGGACATCGCGGACGACATTGGAGCGGGAATCTGAAGGTTTTTATCCCCTCCCTTCTTATTCTTCCCGGTGAGCAAAATGGACGAGAGGCTCAAGGCCTGCAAGAACTGCCGCTGGTTCGGGCCGATTGACTCCTACTTTCTGACCTACGGGATGTGCAGGAAGCACATGAAGACCGTCCACATGAACTTCGTCTGCGACGACTGGGAGCCGTTATGGGGAGAGCGCTAAAGCGTCCCTCCAGTCGAAGACCCTTGCGTTCTCGGGCTCTCTTGGGAGAATGCTCCTGTCCGGGACGACGAAGAGGTTAACCTCAGCCCCAGCGCTCTCAAATTTGTTTTCAGCCTTTCTAATGTCCCGCTCTTTAAGCTTCTCCTTCCACTTGACCTCGGCGACCAAGTAAAGCTTCCTGTTCTTCACGAGGGCAACGTCGAGCTCAAGCTCAGGCTTCTCAATCCTAACGGGCTGAAGGCCGTAGTGCTGAGAGAGGAGCCGTTCAAAGAACACCTCCACATAGTTGGGCAGTTTTTCCTCCAGCAATCTGCGGACGGTTTTTTGAGGTAGACCAGTCTCGAAGAAACCGTACTTTGCGTTCAGATAGTACGCGAAGTCCACAAGGGGTGATACGTGGCGGTAGCGGTAGACCCTTCTCCTCTTTCCGAAGACCGGGATTCTCTCAAGCAATCCCATTCCAGCGAGGGTTTCGAGGTATGGTGCAACGGCTCCTGGAGAAGCGTTCTCCATCAATCCCCGAGAAGATAGCTCCCCCACTATTTCCCCCGTGCTTACCTTTCCCCCGGCAACGGCTTCGAGGATTGCCCAGTATCTCTTGGTAAGCTCGCGCTCCTCCTCAGTGAATATTTCACCCACGAGGCCGGGAACGTAG encodes the following:
- a CDS encoding aldehyde ferredoxin oxidoreductase family protein, with translation MEAKGGYWGKILRVNLTTGEIKVEPLPEEFPRKYLGGVGFGTRLLYDEVPAKVDPLGPENKMIITPGLFVATGIGTGSKTAFNFKSPLTGGYGRAMAGAKMGEELKKAGYDVLIIEGKSEEPVLLVIEDDDVKLVPAKEYWGLTTGEARKKAKEEYPGFATAFIGPAGENLSLISIIDTDERQAARGGPGAVLGSKKLKGILVKGTKKVPIAEPEKLRELIKKWALVFKDHPATKADMEYGSGEFLDWMNRERGTFPTRNWQMGFFKKAYEKAKEEGREHIGLDPYFWAPKYRAGRRPCPLCNKPCSQYVKVESEKWGTFMVDGPEYETLYSFGGVLELDDFETVAYLNYLADELGLDTISAGVTIAWAMEAYERGLLTKEEADGLELTFGNGEAAVEALKKMAYREGNLGKLLADGVKRASERLGRGSEKFALHVKGMEPPAYDVRGIKGMALAFAANVRGADHLTSGAYGTELVGKWWKFEGVDRTKGENKGFEIAFHENLMAIYDATGTCKFSRHMYFLEGFPDLVEAVTGMNIGEAELMVIGERIMNIARAFNVREGFTRKDDTLPYRIMWEPIPEGPSKGLHVPPWELDRMLDEYYQARGWSRDGIPTKAKLMALDLPDIADDIGAGI
- a CDS encoding ATP-binding protein; translation: MVVILMVIIERSELDVALKAKWLLLYGRRKTGKTFYVREKSKYARYFIVTRGSELIDVENGERMTLDEFMKFLPLLLQTGRIVVDEFHRLGEPFFSLLQGLSGKGELTLITSTRHYFKKFLGESSPLLGLFHAHEVGLVRPSDALKFVHSIGFEGKPLVELAVLVQEPWLTPTVESYGVETFDVLGTVLKDYVPGLVGEIFTEEERELTKRYWAILEAVAGGKVSTGEIVGELSSRGLMENASPGAVAPYLETLAGMGLLERIPVFGKRRRVYRYRHVSPLVDFAYYLNAKYGFFETGLPQKTVRRLLEEKLPNYVEVFFERLLSQHYGLQPVRIEKPELELDVALVKNRKLYLVAEVKWKEKLKERDIRKAENKFESAGAEVNLFVVPDRSILPREPENARVFDWRDALALSP
- a CDS encoding M55 family metallopeptidase — its product is MRAFISLDLEGLPHVVSREHLFVKGALYAEARKIATEVVMAVASTLHDELGVDEIVVADSHGPMVNIIVEEMPGYVRLVRGFPRPLSMVAGGKGADFAMFLGYHTKAGTAGATFDHTYSGATVDRLEVNGVEVSETILNAYLLGEWGVPVAMVAGDKALIETDVKNHLPWAVGVPIKESFGRYSAVSPGMEGIKKLLREGTIEAFRRLERGEVKPLKTKTPVEVKLRFLNSAHAEVAGLLPFVERLDGKTVRFEAKSVEEAYKTFEVLVFAAAGVTSIVNR